Proteins encoded in a region of the Bombiscardovia apis genome:
- a CDS encoding glycoside hydrolase family 43 protein, whose product MTQYHNPIVLQRADPWVVKYKDTYYFTGSHPEYDRIILRKAERINDLQQAEEKTLWRKHESGPMSRYIWAPEIHRVGNAWYIYFAAAQEDFGSQDLPTHRMYVLENTDEDPMSSNWVEKGQIETPIDSFSLDATTAVIGGVQYLIWAQKDPAIEGNSNLYIARMKNPWTLDSEPVMLSKPEYDWECIDFKVNEGPAVLRHDGMIYLTYSASGTGVPYAVGMLTAREDADLLDPKSWAKSAQPVFKTCEANHQYGPGHNSFTVSEDDSQDLMIYHARNYTEIEGDPLFDPNRHARVGVVSWSGQGPDFGVPEPDNQWTPTTREVLPPDGSHQ is encoded by the coding sequence ATGACGCAATATCACAATCCGATTGTGCTACAGCGGGCAGATCCGTGGGTAGTGAAGTATAAGGACACCTACTATTTCACTGGATCGCACCCTGAGTACGACCGTATTATCTTGCGCAAAGCGGAGCGTATCAACGATTTGCAGCAGGCTGAAGAGAAGACTCTCTGGCGCAAGCACGAGTCCGGCCCTATGAGCCGGTATATTTGGGCACCGGAAATTCACCGGGTGGGCAATGCTTGGTATATCTACTTTGCGGCGGCCCAAGAGGACTTTGGTTCCCAAGATTTGCCTACGCATCGCATGTATGTCTTGGAAAACACCGACGAAGACCCTATGAGTAGCAACTGGGTGGAGAAAGGGCAGATTGAGACGCCTATCGACTCCTTCTCTCTCGATGCCACAACCGCGGTAATTGGCGGGGTGCAATACCTGATTTGGGCCCAAAAAGACCCGGCAATCGAGGGTAATTCCAACCTGTATATAGCGCGGATGAAGAATCCTTGGACGCTCGACAGCGAGCCGGTCATGCTTTCCAAGCCCGAATATGACTGGGAATGCATTGATTTTAAGGTCAACGAAGGCCCGGCAGTTTTGCGCCACGATGGCATGATATATCTCACCTATTCGGCCTCGGGCACCGGCGTACCCTACGCTGTGGGAATGCTTACGGCTCGGGAAGATGCTGACTTGCTCGACCCGAAGTCTTGGGCCAAGAGCGCTCAGCCTGTCTTTAAGACTTGCGAGGCCAACCACCAGTACGGACCTGGGCATAATTCCTTTACGGTTTCGGAAGATGATTCCCAGGACTTGATGATTTACCATGCCCGTAACTACACCGAGATTGAGGGCGATCCGCTCTTTGATCCCAACCGCCATGCCCGAGTGGGTGTGGTGAGCTGGAGCGGGCAGGGGCCGGACTTTGGTGTGCCCGAGCCCGATAATCAGTGGACTCCGACGACACGCGAGGTCCTACCGCCCGACGGCTCCCACCAGTAG
- a CDS encoding family 43 glycosylhydrolase — protein sequence MRHISNYRKGISPGKLKAAWMLAWASCLALALAFAMLAPSALASQTSPRSGQPLPAPIVDYNFASLRAGDQTLANSGSEAAIGSARLLNAQDGAASAVLENGALAMQGDYYVKLPDGLLAQRSSVTISTVVKNDTFNASGPWTYLWSLGGTGQANQGSWATSTHTSLYTSITSHGNGAGETFFSASQNLSIDEYQTLTATIDGSTNEVTLYLDGSKVGSARASVNPAQFGNHTHNVIGQSRYPGVGDGFFHGSVKSFAVFDQALTPEQVAESLPAEGVSRLLASQLQELSLPASAQTDFALPASTAASQLQWTSSNPAAVSIDSAQHQARVHQSSQDQRVELTVSAQPLAGMAQPVQAVTRTFEIVIPQRVDADGLAAKVADAVQIDGANDVRGDFLLPTTLSLPAYQIEGTIAWKSANSKALSVEGPIAGSQNVAVKVQRPDCGDAISVALTATVSAANLPRPVTKQVNVSVQPLSAGADTSHTRVSSHDPSIVKANGKYYVFGSHRAWARSTDLKHWEPFTNNLSTDYENVFAAIWNAWPKQASNPDVAGNMWAPEVIWNKSMGKWCMYMSINGGGFPYQKSVMVLLTADDIEGDWTYVGPVIYSGFQASNVNQTDVPRVLGANADLTRYSSLEDTGLNMIDACVKYDDNGDMWMSFGSWFGGIWMIKLDPATGLRDYSTNYPTQANVSDAYYGHKLAGGFGNSGEGSALVKQGEWWYLMLSYGGLTQTGGYQMREFRSRSITGPYLDQNGNSAVYTRKLTDDKIVNRGLRIMSSVNQPGQHEAMTAQGGNAVLTDDDGAVYNVYHSRFVRTSGNLEEHQVRVNQMMTTADGWLVSSPYEYSQELGAAPSADLLPGEYEIAVHDPTSFYTGGAATAAGVYQARKLELKADGSLGGIARGTWKLNGSSLEIQANHAAAASKIHGHYVLALATQVDEYGQKRLVFSGVGGDVFTNAGADVPAAGGAVAVWGSRVLGDSSSPFVVCPTEDGDNPKPAQPGDAVDPAQDPVEHNNGGGMLPHDPGAPTAAPAPSVIVEESHPAQVVAGPSQHSEADPALASAAQAEIEKGGKSKASRVDPQNLSKTQVGAIADPELAKTGAFIGPVVVAGATSLALAVVCLALCVRTLSTRS from the coding sequence ATGAGGCATATAAGTAACTATCGCAAGGGAATAAGCCCGGGCAAGCTCAAAGCGGCATGGATGCTGGCTTGGGCAAGCTGCTTGGCTCTGGCTCTGGCTTTTGCCATGTTGGCCCCGTCGGCTTTGGCATCGCAGACCTCGCCGCGCTCCGGGCAACCACTGCCAGCCCCTATAGTTGACTATAATTTTGCGAGTTTACGGGCTGGAGACCAGACTTTAGCGAATTCCGGTTCTGAGGCGGCAATAGGCTCGGCCCGCTTGCTCAATGCGCAAGATGGGGCGGCTTCGGCAGTATTGGAAAATGGGGCTTTGGCTATGCAGGGCGACTATTACGTAAAGTTGCCGGACGGGCTCTTGGCTCAGCGCTCAAGCGTGACTATCTCGACTGTCGTGAAAAACGATACCTTTAACGCCTCTGGTCCTTGGACCTACTTGTGGTCTCTTGGCGGCACTGGGCAGGCAAATCAAGGCTCTTGGGCCACTTCTACGCACACTTCGCTCTATACGTCGATTACTTCTCACGGCAACGGCGCTGGAGAAACCTTCTTCTCGGCTTCCCAAAATCTTTCTATCGATGAATACCAAACGCTTACTGCTACCATTGACGGCAGTACCAACGAGGTAACGCTCTACTTGGACGGCAGTAAGGTTGGTTCCGCGCGAGCTTCGGTGAATCCTGCCCAGTTTGGCAACCATACCCATAACGTCATCGGGCAGTCGCGCTATCCCGGAGTTGGCGATGGGTTCTTTCATGGAAGTGTCAAATCGTTTGCTGTATTTGACCAGGCTCTCACTCCCGAGCAGGTTGCTGAAAGCCTGCCCGCAGAAGGGGTGAGTCGACTGTTGGCGAGCCAGTTGCAGGAGCTAAGCTTGCCTGCTTCTGCGCAGACTGATTTCGCCCTGCCTGCTTCTACAGCTGCTTCTCAGTTGCAGTGGACTTCATCAAACCCGGCTGCAGTATCTATTGACTCTGCCCAGCATCAGGCTCGGGTGCACCAATCAAGCCAGGATCAGCGTGTAGAGCTGACTGTAAGCGCCCAGCCTCTAGCGGGCATGGCTCAGCCGGTTCAAGCTGTGACACGAACCTTCGAGATTGTGATTCCTCAGCGAGTAGATGCCGATGGGCTGGCAGCAAAAGTTGCCGATGCTGTGCAAATAGATGGTGCAAACGATGTGCGCGGCGACTTCCTGCTGCCGACTACTCTGAGCTTGCCTGCCTACCAAATTGAAGGCACTATTGCTTGGAAATCAGCCAATTCTAAGGCGCTAAGCGTGGAGGGGCCTATTGCTGGTTCCCAGAATGTGGCAGTTAAAGTACAGCGCCCTGACTGTGGCGATGCGATCAGTGTGGCCCTTACGGCAACCGTGAGCGCTGCCAACCTGCCCAGGCCAGTGACTAAGCAAGTGAATGTTAGTGTGCAGCCGCTCTCCGCCGGAGCTGACACGAGTCACACCCGCGTATCTTCGCACGACCCATCAATTGTGAAAGCCAACGGCAAGTACTATGTGTTTGGCTCTCACCGGGCTTGGGCACGCAGCACAGATTTGAAGCACTGGGAGCCCTTTACTAACAACCTCAGCACTGACTATGAGAACGTCTTCGCTGCTATCTGGAATGCTTGGCCTAAGCAAGCCTCCAACCCAGATGTGGCTGGTAATATGTGGGCTCCTGAGGTGATTTGGAACAAGAGCATGGGCAAGTGGTGCATGTATATGAGCATCAATGGCGGTGGCTTCCCCTACCAAAAGTCTGTAATGGTGCTCTTGACTGCCGACGACATTGAGGGCGATTGGACGTACGTTGGGCCAGTTATTTATTCAGGTTTCCAAGCTTCCAACGTGAATCAAACTGATGTGCCGCGCGTCTTGGGTGCCAACGCAGACTTAACTCGCTACTCCAGCTTGGAAGATACGGGTCTAAACATGATAGATGCCTGTGTAAAGTATGACGACAACGGCGATATGTGGATGAGCTTCGGCTCTTGGTTTGGCGGAATCTGGATGATTAAGCTCGACCCAGCGACGGGTTTGCGTGACTATTCTACGAACTACCCAACCCAAGCTAATGTGTCGGATGCATACTATGGTCACAAATTGGCTGGCGGCTTCGGCAATTCTGGCGAAGGCTCGGCTTTGGTGAAGCAGGGAGAGTGGTGGTATCTGATGCTCTCCTACGGCGGACTCACGCAAACGGGTGGCTATCAGATGCGCGAATTCCGCTCCCGCTCAATAACGGGTCCTTATCTCGACCAAAATGGTAATTCGGCTGTATATACCCGCAAGCTCACCGATGACAAAATCGTGAATAGGGGCTTGCGGATTATGAGTTCAGTAAACCAGCCGGGACAGCATGAAGCCATGACGGCTCAGGGCGGTAATGCTGTACTGACCGATGATGACGGTGCGGTTTACAACGTGTACCACTCTCGCTTTGTGCGCACTTCCGGCAATTTGGAAGAGCATCAGGTGCGGGTCAACCAGATGATGACGACGGCCGACGGGTGGTTGGTTTCTTCGCCCTACGAGTATTCGCAAGAGCTGGGGGCTGCGCCGAGTGCTGACCTCTTGCCTGGAGAATATGAGATTGCCGTGCATGATCCCACGAGCTTCTACACAGGAGGCGCGGCTACGGCTGCCGGGGTCTATCAGGCGCGGAAATTGGAGCTCAAAGCTGACGGTAGTTTGGGCGGAATTGCTAGGGGCACATGGAAACTCAACGGTTCTAGCCTAGAGATTCAAGCTAACCATGCTGCTGCGGCTAGTAAGATTCACGGGCATTACGTGCTTGCGCTGGCCACTCAGGTAGACGAATACGGGCAGAAGCGGCTTGTTTTTAGCGGTGTGGGCGGCGATGTCTTTACCAACGCTGGTGCTGATGTGCCAGCTGCTGGGGGAGCGGTAGCAGTTTGGGGCTCGAGGGTCCTCGGTGATTCGTCGAGTCCTTTCGTTGTTTGCCCTACTGAAGATGGTGACAATCCTAAACCTGCGCAGCCAGGGGATGCTGTTGACCCAGCCCAAGATCCCGTTGAGCACAACAATGGTGGTGGTATGTTGCCGCATGATCCTGGTGCCCCTACTGCTGCGCCTGCGCCGAGTGTAATTGTAGAAGAGTCTCATCCGGCACAGGTAGTTGCAGGCCCATCACAACATAGCGAGGCTGATCCGGCTCTTGCTAGTGCTGCTCAAGCGGAGATTGAGAAGGGGGGCAAGAGCAAGGCTTCTCGCGTGGACCCGCAGAACTTGTCAAAAACTCAGGTTGGCGCAATAGCTGACCCTGAATTGGCTAAGACTGGAGCCTTCATTGGGCCAGTAGTTGTTGCGGGAGCAACTTCGCTGGCCTTGGCTGTAGTCTGCCTTGCTTTGTGCGTTCGTACACTTTCAACTCGCAGCTAG
- a CDS encoding LacI family DNA-binding transcriptional regulator has protein sequence MPKASEMGSEQSSMPTMKDVAKRAAVSIKTVSNVVNNYEFVSEATRKKVNKAIQELGYVINVPARNLRLGHTGMIALAIPDLTLPYFAQLSSLVIEEAKKLGLRVLVEPTLYSREGELEALHGAQHSMIDGLIYSPLELGMDDVRELDVPYPLVLLGERIFTPDTDHVATENVEGAKHATTYLINSGCRKIAVIGTHPGEELGSAALRFNGYKEALDEAGIEFDPRLAVPARMWHRLDGENAMNELLDSGLVPDGVVAFNDMLASGALHAIQMRGLKVPDDISVIGFDNSEDSQYLSPALTSISPGLEAVARLSVRVLKDRIDGVQPLGIAPDEHVFRKVTSTLVIRNSTRELPASQRN, from the coding sequence ATGCCTAAGGCTTCTGAGATGGGTAGTGAGCAGAGCTCTATGCCAACGATGAAAGACGTGGCGAAGCGGGCAGCCGTTTCGATTAAAACCGTTTCTAACGTTGTAAACAACTACGAGTTCGTTTCAGAAGCCACGCGGAAGAAAGTCAACAAGGCTATACAAGAGTTGGGCTACGTTATCAACGTTCCCGCTCGCAACTTGCGCTTAGGGCACACGGGCATGATTGCGCTCGCTATCCCCGACTTGACCCTGCCCTACTTTGCTCAGCTATCGTCTTTGGTCATCGAAGAGGCCAAGAAGCTAGGACTGCGCGTGCTGGTTGAGCCAACGCTCTACTCACGCGAGGGCGAACTGGAGGCCCTTCACGGCGCCCAGCATTCCATGATTGATGGCTTGATTTACAGTCCGCTTGAGCTGGGGATGGACGATGTGCGCGAGCTCGATGTTCCCTACCCGCTAGTGCTCTTGGGTGAGCGTATTTTTACGCCTGATACCGACCATGTGGCAACGGAAAATGTTGAAGGTGCTAAGCATGCCACTACGTATTTGATTAACTCCGGCTGCCGCAAGATTGCAGTAATAGGTACTCATCCGGGCGAAGAATTGGGCTCTGCTGCCCTGCGCTTCAATGGCTACAAGGAGGCGCTTGACGAGGCGGGGATTGAGTTTGATCCGCGTCTAGCAGTGCCGGCCCGTATGTGGCATCGGCTCGACGGCGAAAATGCCATGAATGAACTCCTGGACTCGGGGCTAGTGCCCGATGGAGTGGTGGCTTTCAATGACATGTTGGCCTCCGGCGCCCTTCATGCGATTCAGATGCGCGGCCTGAAGGTGCCCGACGACATCTCGGTCATTGGCTTCGATAATTCCGAGGATTCGCAGTATCTTTCTCCCGCGCTCACTTCAATTTCGCCGGGCTTGGAGGCTGTGGCCCGGCTTTCAGTGCGCGTCTTAAAAGACCGCATCGATGGCGTTCAGCCCCTCGGCATCGCCCCAGACGAGCACGTCTTCCGCAAGGTAACTTCAACGCTAGTGATCCGCAACTCCACACGCGAGCTCCCAGCCTCTCAACGGAACTAG